In Lycium ferocissimum isolate CSIRO_LF1 chromosome 7, AGI_CSIRO_Lferr_CH_V1, whole genome shotgun sequence, the sequence CAAGTTGTAAATTCTCCTTATAGTGACCTAAAAGCATCTCTCCCATGGCTTTTGTGAAGGAATATGTGTTTGGCCATCCATGCATAGTTGCCCTAAAAGATCAATATAAGCCATGTtaatgtaataaaaacaattggTAAGTATGACTTTGTTGCATCAATAAAAAGATCAATGGTTAATTCCACGGCTCAAACCGACGAAGACAACTTTTATTATTAATGCTCCAATGTTTATTAGACTACAATAATAATGcatttttctttcaatatcaatatatataagttaaatcacaaaacaacttctatatatattatttaaaaaattctaTGAGTTGAGACTTTGCCAACCTTTGAATGCCTAGATCTCTCATGGCCATTGTTACTTCCTTTATTGTCAAGTTTTGAGCTTCAAGTTCCTTGAGTTTGTCCTCTATCACTTTCCTCTCCACATCAATGTCTAATTTTGTGTCTTTGTTGAGTGTCTCACCCAAACTGAATGATTTCTCTGGTATTACTCCTTCCCCTTCTCCACAAACATATGCTACGACAAAGATTATTATAAGACAAGTTCTTCAAGAAAttttaacaataataatatatactttgtttgtctcaatttatgcgGTGGTGTTTGATTgaacacggagtttaagaaagaaataaaaacttttgaaacatgTGGTCAAAAACAAGCGATAGCAGTTGTGTGGCCGTAAATCATCACGTTAAAGGCAATACGACATTCAGTGGCGGAGACAAGATTCCTATCAAGAGGATTCAACATCTACGTATACAATGTGTTTCCGGCTAAGGGGGTTCGAATATTTCGGCCCTCAAGCTCCGCAACTAAAGATATTCTTTTTTGAATAAACTAGAAGGCAAAGTATTGCCACATAAAATAGGTCGGAAAAAGTACATCAAAAGAGAATCACatatttttgtttcaaaaataaataacataattaaGGTCCCTTATGAAGATCTTTAAAAACTGACCAGTGGATACATGAGCAATAATGTTCACATTTTCACATCTTTTAGCAAACTTGAGGACGTTAAGGGCACCTAGGACATTGATATTCATGGCAATATCATATCTACAAGAAGAACAAAAAGGATATTAGTGAAATTAACAATAGGGAAACTAAGTAAATTGAATCAAATTAAATTATGTCTATTAAATAAGATGTATTATGCATACCTCTCATCAAATCTAGTAGTTGCAGCTGAATTTATGATTATGTCAATTTCTTTTGACATTTTATCTTTCATCTCTGAGTTTTCAATCCCAAAATCCTCAAATGAAATGTCACCAGCGACTGGAAATACCTTCTCTTTTATGAGAGAGTTCAGGTTATTTGCACCTATCTTTTCTCTTAGAACACTAAACAATTGAGTCTGCATAACCTGTGAAAACTTGCAAATATTAACGTCGGAGCCAGATTTTTCATTAAGATCAgcatacaaaatataaataaattaacacaTGGAGAAGACAAGAAAATTCAACATTTACGATATAAAACAATTTTCTGGCCAATTGGGTAGGAATGAACCCCCTTGCACCACGtagctccccccccccccccccaaccaccCCACTTGTACTCCCAGACAATATCAATATTGTTCGTTTTATTTTTCAGGTAATTACTAGCTCCACTTTACATATAATTATTTCTTCGAtaatatatatgataatgtaaaaaaaaaaaaaaatactatcaaTATAGAGGAGTTAAACTCTTGATAGTAAATACTTAGAGATCTCTACACAAGTATTGGATCGGGTTCAATGTTTATATTTCTTAGCATGTATACATAGAttatacaaaaatcatacaCGGGTATAAATACATTATACATGAATTATGCATAATATATATTCACCATCTATTTTATATTTAATCAATTGAATGGACGGTTGTCTAAGTTCATCCTTCAAATATTACTACCACTTATATGCGAGAAATTGCCTAGGTTATTTTGCtataacaagaaaaaaaaaaagaaaaaaaaaatctaacatCCATTAAATATAAGATGTGGCAAAAGAGAAACACACCTCCCGTATATTTTACAATGACTTAGGTTAGGTAACTTCTTTGGTCCATTATTTACTCTCTCGACTCTAATATAGTTAGACATTATGTTCCCGTCTCTATGTATTCACTTTTTGGATATTAATTGACATGTAAGGTTGTAGGCCTAAACCCCACCACCATAattgttttttctttgaaaCAGAACTAATAGTAATTCTATGAGGTTCGACGTTTTTTTCCTTTCCATAACGCCTCATCTAATATAGTTAAGACATCATGTTCCCATCTCCATGTTCACTTTCTAACGTTAATTGATAGGTACGGGTCCAGGGTCTAACCTTTCCCCCAGAATAATGATATTTTctatatagaaaaaaaatctaatataaTTAAGAAGGATTTTGAATAAATCTCGTACACAAAGTCCTTTTATCATAACAAAATAGTGATGGAACTTTTTGTACCTAGAAGTTCCTCTTATGTTTGGTCAGGAAGCAGTTAGAGCAAATAAATTAGGAACtatttttattagaaaatttagAGTCAGTTCTAGTGAATAAGGACAATTTTCGTGCAAGAAATGAACCTGTATCTCAATATATGATGCATAATACATAGTATTACTATCTTTTTAACAAggaaaacaaacaaattaatgaaaaagtatTGCATAAGCATGGGAAAAAAGACTTCCATTTCAGCAAAAGAAGACATTCTTGGAACATTAATAAAGACAGGTCTTAATATAAAATATTCTTAATAGTATTGTTCAAATTAAATGAACTCTTCGGGGAACAAAGTCGTCTTTGGTAGAAAGTGTTTTAACAGCAAAATAAAACATTCTAGCACGGATTCAGATTATTCGAGCTCAAACGTGAGTAATGGACACCAAATAAttaagaaatcaaaaaaaaaaaatagatgatgaaatcaaataatgaaaaacaaacaaaaaaatacaatatgCTTTACCTCATTAGTAAATCGTTTTTGGGCTGATTTTGTGTCTGCAGCTCTTACCAGAAGGAATAATTTTTTCACATTTGGTTGAATCCGAAGTATCTTCTCAACCAGAACTACATAttacaaaaacaaataaaaaaaaacacatataagtaatttttttaaagcttAAGTGAACTGATAGTATTTATACTATGATAAAGTTTCTTGatagcaaaataaaaattatagttCCTTGCATCACTGATTTCTAGCCTTTTTGATCAAGTTTATGAAAGTCTAAAAGTgctcatttttaaaaaaatgtagtAGCAGAAGTTGTTCTCAACCTTTAAGCAAAAgctgaaaaaaattgtttcttctaaaATTAAGTGTTTTTGATCATGAATACCCATATCAAACCAAATTAAATTTCCTATTTATAACTTCGTTTTCCAAATTTGACATTTGAAAGTACTTTCTTAAAAAATTAGCTAAATAAGGATTCTTATAAAAAATACTTCTCCAAAGATTTAGCCAAACACAATCTACGACTCTCTTGGATCATTTTTTCAGTAAGCACTTTTGATAAGAAAtaaatttctcaaaataagttgatttcGGCAGCACCTAAGAGAAGACTAAAGGGAAAATAACACTTTCGATGCTCACAAAACCTGGGGACTTGACACTTGGAAACTGGGAAGTTTGCTAATTACAAAAGTTTAGAACgctataataacaaataatatgTAAGAGAGGGAGAGAATGTGTGTACTTTTTGCAAGGAAACCAGTAGCACCAGTAATGAAAATAGTCTTGCCATCTAGAAAAGGTTCAATATTAGACGCTTCCATGGTGTAATCAAGAATTTGGGCAGCTAAATTTTATTGTAAACACTTGATCTCATGCACTATAcaaaatagtgattttttttaaaaaatgatagtattttgatatgaaactCATGCACTCATCTCTCAATATATATAGAGGCAGAAAAAAACTTGAAGAGCACAAATTAAACGATTTTAAAGAGGCGGCTTCAATAATTAACACTGTAGGTTTTCCACTTACCTAAAATTTAGGTCACCTCATTTCCTTAAGTCAAGGGTACTCACTTTCTCCTTTACACGCtttttaagaaatcataaatgaaagtgtatttttactatattacccttatctctctccaataaattaTACTCTAATCAATACTGGTTACTTTGAAAAAAAGTTAATGGTAAGGATAAAATAgggaaaacttaattaattgtatcttgattttgtaaatggacaagtattttgggacatatatttttagtaatgtgaccaactaatatgggacggaTGGAGTAATAAAAAGCCAAGAGTGGAAGCAAATGCTTAACCCTTACTATCAAAAAGTAGCATTTATGACCCTAATTACAAGAAATAGAGCAATAATTAATCTGTGATATAATTCTCCAAAGATCCTGTCGTAAAACTTCCATCACATATTACGACAACCTAACAGCCCTTCAttctttttggtattttttaatttgtcttAAGATTTAAGTTATTTGTACACTGTTAgtgtaaataatttatataatacCAGGTTATTCAAAGAATATTTGCAAATAAATCTCCTTGAAATGTGTGATTTGTATcttgaaaataagacaaaataTCTTTTACAACGGGTATAGGTGACCAGGGGCGGACCTAGAAGCTGATGTGTACGATGTTCGGCCAAACCCAGTAACTTTAGTTCAAACCTTATACTTGTATTAAGATGTTCAcgaattatgtataaaaattaaatctaGAATCCAGTTACTAACACCTAATTATGTCGCTATCCTAAAATTTAGAACTCATAAAGTTTAAATCCTGATTCCGCTTATGTAAGTGACCTactaatataatttttttttttttttacaatagtATATTAACTTAAACTCATCTAAGAAAGATGATCTTAGATTAGTCGAGAATTAATCCATTTATTTGTGGCTCATGTAAAAGGCATTTGCTATTTGGTCAATACGTAGAATTTGATACTTTTCGTATCTAGAGTTGGTATTATATAGGCAGTCGACAAAGTTTTGTGCACACCAATCAAATGATATATACAATGGTTACATATTAGAAACTACGTAACGTCATATAACCAAGGTAGTTGACTAGTTTAACCAATACGTGCCATGACTGGAGGTTAGGTTCACCTAGTTTGTATTTTTCTGCTATTTGTATTTATGTGCATGTACGAGACAAGGATTAATGACAAATCCAACTCCCCCACACCCACAAATCCCAATCACGAAAGGTGAAAGTCTGAATTATTATTTATAAGAAAAGGTAACGTCAAATAGTTTCTCGgtttaattgtttaaaatgttgtgGAGGGATGAGCACTTTCACTTTTAAAATTATAggttaatttgaattttaataTCTATtgaagttattaatttttcacatacatacatataactaAAAATTGGACCTTTTGAATTCGTAATGCAATAGACTTCAAATTTCAATTGATAATCCAACTCAGAGtctaacacaaaaaataaaaacacctaCGTGCACATGTATATTTGTATTTgagataaatttttaaatatgaagCAACTTGAGATAGGAGTAATCTTAACTTCTTAAGAGGATCAAGACTTCCATCATAATCTTAAAAGTTGTCCGAAGAGTTGGTTTGCTTTCATCCACGTCTGATTTGATCTGGGTAATTCTCACTTGTGCTAATAATTCTCCCTAATAGGGGTTAACTTCGATTATGCTTGGTATTAAGAGATTCTTATGAATATTTTTTCAGGTTCTAGCTGCCCTTCGCCGCTTCGTTCCACTTTTTAAACCGTAATTTTCGCatatttacttcttcatattttgaactCTTTAGTGAAAATCGTGCCTCCGTCATTAATTCTAAGCTTGTGGCCTAAATCTTTTTTCTCACGTTCCTTGAGACGACCTCTAGCGTGTGTGTGTCATAGCTTAGTTTTATGCAGTCAACTTATAgcatgtttggccaagcttctaaaatcagcttaatTCGAAAAGTACTTTGGGTGAAAAACAGTTTGTGTTTAGCCAATTAATTTAGaaagcacttttgagcagcaaatAGTATTTGACCAAGCTTTTTAAAGTGcttttaagtgtatttttctcaaaaatgtttttcaaaacttTTGGGCAAAAGCTCTTTTTTTTAAGCTCTGGAAAACTGCTTCTACTACTCCCCAgaaacacttattttctctcaaaagcttGTCCAAACACcatacttttttaaaataagcacttattgaaaaaaaataagtacttttggggagaAAAAAatgcttggccaaacaggctattattATGGTGTCGTATTGGTTTCAGATGACCATGCTCTATTTTAAAGGTAAGAAAGCCAGAAGGAAGGTGGGAGTATTACTTACTAGGAAACCTCTGCATTACAAAGGACGCTTATTTCACCTCCCAATAAAAGGATTTGTAGCAAGGCATATTgttatttacataattaatttgTCAAGCTGATTAACCTATTCAAATCAATTCAATCAATTAAAAATTCATAGTTAAACAAACAAACGTTCAAGAATAactttatgaaaataaagtttgtaagTGAAGAGAACTACGACATTAAACGTTACAAGaaaaacaatattttttgtttaagtttatttcttcatattattatatttttatttgcttttattATTTCTATTCAGGTACTTAGTTATGTCAAAAATATATCGAATATGATTCTTAGAACCGCAAGTGCTCTGTAAATGGTAGTTATTTGTTTGGCCCTccgaaataatttttcaatccacatttatttttcttagccAAATACTCCATTgttttaattttagttttcaGAACTAGGACGAATAGTTGTAGTAGATGAAGGAAATTTGATGTTGAACAATCTTCCTCCAATAATTATCTATGACATTTACTTCAATGTTGATTAGATGATATCGATCAATTTTTATgcccttcaaaattatattatttttataagaaATTATTCTGTATTGGATAAAATTAGAATATCTTACAATTATTAAGAATATATATGCAGTTGAAAATATGTTATTTTAAGTACACATTTCATAACATTCAACCGCTTATATGATTCGTGCAAAGCACGATAGAaattagtgtgtgtgtgtgtatgtatgttctGTGTAGAAAATATGAGTCATTTAGGGGTAGAAGAGAAATTCTTAATCCTTTATAAGTTGGTCGAAGAAGTGACATCAATCATTCGACTCAAGGATAAGATTATAAATAGTATGTatacaaaataattatatataaagtGACAGGGCGCAGTTGTATAACAAAAATTGCATACTATCGTTGATGtcgttttattttttatttttttttggtcaaacagAGAAATATTTTATTCAACCAAATAAGGCGATATGTACAACTAGTTTGTTTTGACTCTAGATCTAGCTCTCAGGAAAGAAAGAACAATCAAAAGAAGCAAGTGATGCCCTTTCTAATTGCTAATAAAGATGGGTGTTTGAACCTTCTTGAATGCGGCTTTTTGCCAAAAACCATGTGGCTTAAATTGAGCAAcaacacaattctttcaactaaaGTAATGTTAGATTGTTTCGTAACGCTGCTAAGAACGGGACGGGAACTTGTCAAGGAaagttactccctccatctcaatttatgtgacaataattttttttagtcggtcaaaaaaaaaatgatatatttgaAAGAGTTAGAGATAATTATGGTTCTCGTCTTCAATCTCTTGTAACATACACGTACATAATATATAGATAatcagtccaaaaaaaaaatgatatatttgatAGAGTTAGAGATAATTAGGGTTCTCTTTTTCGATCTCTTGTAATATACATGTACgtaatatatacatacagaGGAGATAAACTCCTCATGGGATAAGGAGTCTGGTAAGTCTATCCAAAGCATGAATTTGAAAACTATAGGATACAATTTAAATAACCATATAGTTATCCTTTAGATATCCTAACAATATTATCTTTtggatcacaagtttcaaaagtccttcttttattcttaaactttatgtccagtcaaacaacaataacaacaacatcaacatatccagtataatcccacaagtaaAATATGCAGACCTTATGGGGTAGAGGATTGTTTTCGATAGATCCAGTCAAACAATTTCATATTCTGCATACGCTACCGTCCACTCCTACTACTTACGCAAAATGGAAAGGACTTTGGACGGACAAATGCGAAAACAGCTAAGCGCGGACATGGATCGCCGCTAAGAAATTGGATGGAAAGTTGATAACCTACAGTATTAATTGAGCGGCTAATTTGACCAAAAGTTTGGCCATATTTCGTTTTGGTTCACTCCATTTCTAACTATTGGTGGATAAGTACTGTAACATGCACGTGCCAGCATGTCCAGTTGTTTCTCTGAGTAGGTAAAACCACGTGGTTAGTTCTAAAGTTCTGTGTCCCCCTTTGTGTGTTTTGGATTTTTCATTCGGTGGTCGATATCCGTATTGAAACTCGATTAAATTCGAATCGCATATTATATGGCCTATTTTTGGGGTCGGCGCtcccaacaatttttttttctattttcagaAGCTCGAATGTGAAACCTCTGATTATGCCAACCATCACACCACAATTATATTCATGTTGGTCTCAGTGTCCCCTTTGattaatttgtatatatttccttttatttgtttttcaatGTGAAACAAGGACTATTCTATTACGTTTTGGAGTAATGCATACGCTTCGGGAAGCTGCCTAAATCTCTCATCACTATGACAGGATTTGCCAACAATTTAGCCTTATATTTAGGGGATCGAACCGAAAAATGTACTATTTGGTAAAATGATGTGTTTTTTctttgattggtaatgaagatACTTCTTATATTAAATTATGTAAAGAGAACACGAGAGCCGTTAGAAATCCAATGGGAAACAAGATGTTAACAACAGTAGCTATCCTATTTTCTAAACTAGAAGGATCCTGAATCCTATTGCTAGCTACTGAGTTGTTACAAAATCATGTGGTTAGTCCTAAAGTTCTGTGTGCCCTTTAGTTGTTACTGGTTCTAACTGTTACTGCTTCTAAAGTTTTTGTGTCCCCTTTGATATAAACGTGTTTATTTAGAAGCTAATGGTGATGGTATGAGATAAGACCAAGTACAAGGTACCATTTACATAGCTCATTGTACAAATCTTCAAAGGCGTTACCTTGTCTTTTTAAGATAACACCACAATCTAAGCTTTGGGATATATTAGGAATTTCTCCTAGGAGGCCCCACCAAAGGTTTGTGAGGACGAAAAAAAATATACGTGTTTATTTATAAGCTAATGGTGATGGTATGAGATAAGACCAAGTACAGGGGACCATTTACATAACTCACTGTACAAATTTTCACAGCCTAAATTGTCTTTTTAAGAGAACATCACAGCCTAAGCTTTGGGATATATTAGGAATTTCTCCTAGGAAGCCCCACCAAAGTCTTGTGAGGATGACAAAAAATACACGTGTTTATTTAGAAGCTAATGGTCATGGTATGGGATAAGACCAAGTACAAGGTACCATTTACATAACTCATTGTACAAATCTTCACAGCCTAAGTTGTCTTTTTAAGATAACATCACAACCTAAGCTTTGGGATATATTAGGAATTTCTCCTAGGTAGCACCACCAAATGTTTGTGAGGACGACAAAAAACACATGTTTATTTAGAAGCTAATGGTGATGGTATGAGATAAGACCAAGTACAAGATACCATTTACATAGCTCATTGTACAAATCTTCACAGCCTAAGTTGTCTTTTTAAGATGACATCACTGCCTAAGCTTTGGGATCctaactttgctttaaaaatcaaaatctcCCCTCAACTTTCaacaatagacattctcccCCTTTATCCAATGCAATGACTATTTCACCCTTGTTTTTTCCAATCCTTCATTTATGTAATAcgtttttatattatatataatatttatctttttaatcTAGATATTTATAGATTCTTATCTAAGTTCATTAACACTATAAGTCAAATAAtacttttatgaaattttttacaaaatctaatgctattttatgattgttatttcaatattatatgcagtaagtatgtatatatgtatgtacattcatgtgtgtatatttaagtttcatTTCTCTCTTATTATCTATTGTTTATATAAATACACAAGTGGTTGTCACTAATGGAatatttcttaagttataatataattTATTACAGTATAAATAAAGCATTCTTAAAAATTTGCATCTATTTTtcaattgtttttgttttacctgcataaaaatatatttgtgaAGTTATTGTGACTTTTTCACTCGTATAAATAAGTATTAacgtttttattatttttaatagaattaattttttatttattctgttaatttattttattatagaacatcattaacttatataatcaattagtatttctcacttttttcaTCGCCTAgcagaattaaaaaaaaaaatgaaagatatCATGATTTAAaagaagtttaaaaaaaaaaagacaaaaattgataatgtaagggtaaaatagacatttaaaaaagtcaattaggataaagagaggagaatgtctattgttcaaagttaaggggtgagtttgatttttaaagcatagTTGGGAGGTGTAATTGATTTTCACCAATTAGGAATTTATCCTAGGAGGCCCCACCAAATGTTTATGAGGACGCCAAAAATACACGTGTTTATTTAGAAGCTAATGGTGATGGTATGAGATAAGACCAAGTACAAGGTACCATTTACCTAGCTCATTATACAAATCTTCAAAGGCTAAGTTgtctttttaagaaaacataacAGCCCAAGGTTTGGGATATATTAGGAATTTCTCCTAGGAGACCCCACCAAAGGTTTGTaaggaggaaaaaaaacatACGTGCTTAAAAAGCTAATGGTGATGGTATGAGATAAGACCAAATACAAGGTACCATTTGCATAGCTCATTGTATCAATCTTCACAGCCTAAGTTGTCATTTTACGATAACATCACAGCCTAAGCTTTGGGATATATTAGGAATTTCTCCTAGGGTGCTCCACCAAAGGTTTGTGAGGACGACAAAAAATACACGTGTTTATTTAGAAGCTAATGGTGATGGTATGAGATAAGACCAAGTACAAGGTACCATTTACATAGCTCATTGTACAAATCTTCACAGCCTAAATTGTCTTTTTAAGATAACATCACAGCCTAAGCTTTGGGATATATTAGGAATTTCTCCTAGGATTCCCCACCAAAGGTTTGTGAGGACGAAAAAAAATATACGTGTTTATTTAGAAGCTAATGGTGATGGTATGAGATAAGACCAAGTACAAGGTACCATTTACATAGCTCATTGTACAAATCTTCACAGCCTAAGTTATCTTTTTAAGATAACATCACAGCCTAAGCTTTGGGATATATTAGGAATTTCTCCTAGGAGGCCCCACCAAAGGTTTGTGAGGACGACAAAATATACACGTGTTTATTTAAAAGCTAATAGTGATGGTATGGGATAAGACCAAGTACAAGGTACCATTTACATAGCTCATTGTACAAATCTTCACAGCCCAAGTTGTCTTTTTAAGATAACATCATAGCCTAAGCTTTGGGATATATTAGGAATTTCTCCTTGGAGGCCCCACCAAAGGTTTTTTTAGGACGACAAAAAATACACGTGCTTATTTAGAAGCTAATGGTGATGGTATGAGATAAGACCATGTACAAGGTACCATTTATctcacgacccaattcgtgaaTTGTGATGGCACTTACACTGTCCCCCCAGGCAGGCGAACCATTCCCAACTtgttttaatcatttataaaaattatgcgaaaataaacaatgatttagttaacaaattcaaattatattgataacaagtgcggaagtaacaacaaccccaaaatctggtctggactagtacaagagctactaccAAGAAGATACAAGTCTGATAAGAAAATAgaaatctcaaaatatcaatactGTCGCAAGAATACAAAGTAGACAGCCAAATGCAAAGGAAGAGTCTCCGGATCGCAGATCTAGCCAAAACTCACCTGGAATCTCGATCAAGTAGACTCAGATCACTCTAGATGATAGGAACTGGAACTAGCAACagactctgcactcaaaagaagagtacaataagagtagcatcagtacaaacaacacgtactgagtaaccATCATAGGCAgcctaagattagttcacgcatataagcataaaatcaatcAAGATAAGCAGATAGACACATAATACCCAAATCAAGGTCACAACATATCACATAACTGAATCACAACCTAaggtgaagcttctaaaccacaagtccaacaagtctcaataatctcaagtCTATAATCACAAATCTAAGTCCTGGAACTAGGCAGAGTCACTAGTCCACCATTTCGGTCCAGTCCATAATCCGATCCATGCCATAACAAAGGTACAACAAAACATACCAAATCAGAAATAAGAAGCCATGTGatgatgcagaataaaatgtaatgatgtacaatgcaatgcactagCCAATTACTCCAaacatgtacacacatgctaaatggtaatatttttcccaaatagtcatgacctacaggggacccatggagtccatgtaccactcatttcgGAACGAACCTctgaccacgagctcacaactaggccataTCGTCacccctatcaaatgtgcctcAATAGATGTATATGCTCCATCTCAAAATCTcatcaacaatgcctcataatcGAATCACAATGAATAACTGAACATATATCAAAGCCAGAAACAATGAAGTAAAGTCATAGTaacacaagtcatatcaagacttaccAATAACTCTGCTCAACCATAGCCTAATTATACAACTATCTCAATCAATCAGtgaagggtatatatgaacaccttcctttcaacaattccaaaccatttccataatgtatgaatgcagaAATGGGCGTAAatatggtaaatcaatgcactAAAATAACAATGAAGGTACAACAAGTCATAATGccataagtcatatcaagatTTAGATAAATCGACTCAactatggaatgaatcatacaacCCATCTCAATCGTCATAAAGAGTCTATAATACCTTTTACTCCTAAatatagcaagtacgcctcacaactaa encodes:
- the LOC132065455 gene encoding fatty acyl-CoA reductase 1-like, with protein sequence MEASNIEPFLDGKTIFITGATGFLAKILVEKILRIQPNVKKLFLLVRAADTKSAQKRFTNEVMQTQLFSVLREKIGANNLNSLIKEKVFPVAGDISFEDFGIENSEMKDKMSKEIDIIINSAATTRFDERYDIAMNINVLGALNVLKFAKRCENVNIIAHVSTAYVCGEGEGVIPEKSFSLGETLNKDTKLDIDVERKVIEDKLKELEAQNLTIKEVTMAMRDLGIQRATMHGWPNTYSFTKAMGEMLLGHYKENLQLAIIRPTIITSTYKEPFPGWIEGVKTVDSFILAYGKGVLNFSFGDPNSYIDAIPGDMVVNAILAAIIAHTGNQYNSSQGLIYHISSSRRNPLKSSDIRLFLFNYFTKNPWINKDGNIIKVGMPTLFNSMDSFRKYISTYYWPLLKILELANLLSWRSFDKTYKDTKRKIDMAIRLAELYKPYLLFHGSFDDANTEGLRMAMKECNMDDVLNFDPSCIIWEDYFMKTHLPGAVKHIF